A genomic stretch from Meiothermus sp. CFH 77666 includes:
- a CDS encoding glycogen debranching N-terminal domain-containing protein, whose translation MLPLKEDDTYAVLSDQGMADKDERGFYRHDTRYLSRYLWNLPGFSLLVSHTPRPDRLVQHWSLIVGPDQLVGVRRELQITRGGFSERLELENTSLKPQTVEVALEAAADFADLFEAKGWYKVSRKIQGFEYTAPDGLRVATHLTPNPLPAQEHATGDNAKTYTWKWTLAPKEKAVLTLEGRLESPFEPHTPALPSYENWQKRFPLRMESGRSQRVLEQAITDLRALLFSLPEGLFPAAGIPWYVCPFGRDSLLTAYMMQPWASEVTQGVLYYLARYQGTEVNAFLDETPGKIIHEMRLGELSRTGKVPFARYYGTVDATPLFVVLLHRYWKDSGDLALVQTLRPHWEAALTWMTDYADPDQDGFLEYAPNTDRGHVVQSWKDSHDSQSHQDGSLAQGAIAVCEVQGYAYMAYQAAAELYQALSQNSHAEAWEARAQALKTRFHQQFWLPELQTYAAGLDGAKKPMAILTSNPGHLLWSGIVPDEVAPQLVQTLFSETLYSGWGVRTLGADEVRYNPLSYHNGSVWPHDNALFIGGLVRYGFYQEALRAAENLFRLAMTQHDWRLPELVGGYPRQEGEPPVPYPASCRPQAWDAAAVVYMLRLIQEIDRKHPVRGLLELHRVKV comes from the coding sequence ATGTTGCCGCTCAAAGAAGACGATACCTACGCTGTTTTGTCGGATCAGGGAATGGCCGATAAGGACGAACGCGGCTTCTACCGCCACGATACCCGCTACCTCTCCCGGTATTTGTGGAACTTACCTGGCTTTAGCCTGCTGGTTTCACATACGCCGCGCCCGGATCGTCTGGTGCAGCATTGGAGCCTGATTGTGGGGCCCGACCAGCTGGTGGGGGTGCGGCGGGAGTTACAGATTACGCGGGGCGGCTTTAGCGAACGGCTCGAGCTGGAGAACACCTCGCTGAAGCCCCAGACGGTGGAGGTGGCCCTCGAGGCCGCGGCTGACTTCGCCGACCTGTTTGAGGCCAAGGGCTGGTACAAGGTCTCGCGCAAAATCCAGGGCTTTGAATATACCGCCCCGGATGGCCTGCGGGTGGCGACCCATCTCACCCCCAACCCCCTCCCGGCACAGGAACACGCCACCGGGGACAACGCAAAAACCTACACCTGGAAGTGGACCCTTGCGCCAAAAGAGAAGGCCGTGCTAACCCTGGAAGGCCGCCTCGAGAGCCCCTTTGAACCCCACACTCCAGCCCTCCCCAGCTATGAAAACTGGCAGAAGCGTTTCCCGCTTCGCATGGAGAGCGGGCGCAGTCAGCGGGTTCTGGAACAGGCCATTACCGATCTGCGGGCCCTGCTGTTCTCGCTGCCCGAGGGGCTTTTCCCGGCGGCGGGCATCCCCTGGTATGTCTGCCCTTTTGGTCGCGACTCCCTGCTGACGGCCTACATGATGCAGCCCTGGGCCAGCGAGGTCACCCAGGGGGTGCTCTACTATCTGGCCAGATACCAGGGTACTGAAGTGAATGCCTTTCTAGACGAAACCCCCGGCAAGATTATCCACGAGATGCGCCTGGGCGAACTCTCCCGCACCGGAAAGGTGCCTTTTGCACGCTACTATGGCACGGTAGATGCAACCCCGCTTTTTGTGGTACTGCTGCACCGTTACTGGAAAGACTCCGGCGACCTGGCCCTGGTACAGACACTGAGGCCCCACTGGGAGGCCGCCCTCACCTGGATGACCGACTACGCCGACCCCGACCAGGATGGCTTTCTGGAGTACGCCCCCAACACCGACCGGGGCCATGTGGTGCAGTCCTGGAAGGATTCGCACGACTCACAAAGCCACCAGGATGGCTCGCTGGCCCAGGGCGCCATTGCGGTCTGTGAGGTGCAGGGCTATGCCTATATGGCCTACCAGGCGGCGGCGGAGCTTTACCAGGCGCTTTCGCAAAACAGCCATGCCGAGGCCTGGGAAGCCAGGGCCCAGGCCCTCAAAACCCGTTTTCACCAGCAGTTCTGGCTGCCGGAACTCCAAACCTACGCAGCCGGCCTGGACGGTGCGAAAAAGCCCATGGCCATCCTCACCTCCAACCCCGGTCATCTGCTGTGGAGCGGTATCGTGCCAGACGAGGTCGCGCCCCAACTGGTTCAGACCCTGTTCTCCGAGACGCTTTACAGTGGCTGGGGGGTGCGAACCCTGGGCGCGGATGAGGTGCGCTATAACCCCCTCTCGTACCATAACGGCTCGGTCTGGCCGCACGACAACGCCCTGTTTATCGGCGGACTGGTGCGATATGGCTTTTACCAGGAAGCCCTGCGAGCTGCCGAGAACCTGTTCCGCCTGGCCATGACCCAGCACGACTGGCGCCTGCCGGAGCTGGTGGGGGGCTATCCCAGGCAGGAGGGGGAGCCCCCGGTGCCATACCCGGCTTCCTGCAGGCCGCAAGCCTGGGATGCGGCGGCGGTGGTGTACATGCTGCGCTTGATCCAGGAAATAGACCGCAAGCACCCGGTGCGGGGGCTGCTCGAGCTGCACAGGGTAAAGGTCTAA
- a CDS encoding PIG-L deacetylase family protein, translating to MRVLAVFAHPDDESFFCAGTLTKLASQGHEVYLICATRGEQGRIRHPAIDETRYPKGEARGRLREKELEAACTILGLRPPILLDYQDSGYPLEVAQANPQGFMHQDLQQVEDVLLAHIAQIRPQVMIGFDPQGYYGHADHIHLHRATLGAFWRAGNVMADPPRYLLFPVRLKEQVARTRFDPERYGVSACSVALRVDVRPYAETIRAAVLAHASQAGPEENFAQVLQDWPGLLEEECFVLGGVRGLAVEDLWGLQV from the coding sequence ATGCGTGTACTGGCTGTTTTCGCTCACCCCGACGACGAATCGTTTTTTTGCGCTGGAACCTTAACCAAGCTGGCCTCGCAGGGCCACGAGGTGTACCTGATTTGTGCAACTCGAGGCGAGCAGGGCCGCATCCGGCATCCCGCTATTGATGAAACGCGCTACCCCAAAGGGGAGGCCAGGGGTCGGCTGCGCGAGAAGGAGCTCGAGGCCGCCTGCACTATTCTGGGCCTACGCCCGCCCATTCTGCTGGACTACCAGGACTCCGGCTATCCGCTCGAGGTGGCCCAGGCCAACCCCCAGGGCTTCATGCACCAGGACCTGCAGCAGGTGGAGGACGTTTTACTGGCGCACATCGCCCAGATCCGCCCCCAGGTGATGATTGGCTTTGACCCGCAGGGCTACTACGGGCATGCAGACCACATTCACCTGCACCGGGCTACCCTGGGGGCGTTCTGGCGGGCGGGCAACGTGATGGCCGACCCTCCCAGGTATCTGCTGTTCCCCGTCCGCCTCAAGGAGCAGGTAGCCAGAACCAGGTTTGACCCCGAGCGCTATGGGGTCTCGGCCTGCTCGGTAGCGCTGCGGGTGGATGTGCGACCCTATGCCGAGACCATCCGGGCCGCGGTGCTGGCCCATGCCTCGCAGGCCGGGCCGGAGGAAAACTTCGCTCAGGTTCTGCAAGACTGGCCGGGGTTGCTCGAGGAGGAGTGCTTTGTGCTGGGGGGTGTTCGGGGGCTTGCTGTGGAGGATTTATGGGGGTTGCAAGTGTAG
- a CDS encoding CCA tRNA nucleotidyltransferase, with product MNYRAVMQQLSFLPDLYLVGGAVRDILLGLEPEDLDFATSAPPEETLRLAQTHGLEAIPTGIEHGTVTVLIDRHPYEVTTFRRDVETFGRKARVQWGQSIEEDLARRDFTIGAIAMDAEGRVIDPYGGQQDIEAGVLRAVGDPGQRFREDYLRVIRAGRFAARYGFEIEKNTLQAAWQAAPEVLSHVAIERVTAEFDKAFQNGTPSRFVRYLYDLEILQRLIPEFEDTHLLLQNPRWHPEGDVLTHVLQVVDRAPPNIRWHALLHDIGKKDTARWKPEGWYSFHGHERVGAALIPRIARELRLPNHLRDELVVTTALHMVPVFTKPTPAAIRKFQAKAGPYLPALKALYEADGGERRPLESWQFFEPQPVPIRPVLLGRHLIARGHKPGKAFSRMLEAAYEWQLETGETDIEKLYQAALKGLAKET from the coding sequence ATGAACTACCGGGCCGTTATGCAGCAACTCTCCTTCCTGCCCGACCTGTACCTGGTGGGGGGAGCGGTGCGCGACATATTGCTGGGCCTCGAGCCCGAAGACCTGGACTTTGCTACCTCTGCACCGCCCGAAGAAACCCTGCGCCTGGCCCAAACCCATGGCCTCGAGGCCATTCCTACTGGCATAGAGCACGGCACCGTCACGGTGCTGATTGACCGCCACCCCTACGAGGTCACCACTTTTCGGCGCGACGTCGAAACCTTTGGGCGCAAGGCCAGGGTTCAGTGGGGGCAGAGCATCGAAGAAGACCTGGCCCGGCGCGACTTCACCATCGGCGCCATTGCCATGGATGCCGAGGGGCGGGTGATTGACCCCTACGGGGGGCAGCAGGACATCGAGGCGGGGGTGCTGCGGGCGGTGGGCGACCCCGGCCAGCGTTTCCGCGAGGACTACCTGCGGGTGATCCGGGCGGGCCGGTTTGCGGCGCGGTATGGCTTCGAGATTGAGAAAAATACCCTGCAAGCAGCATGGCAGGCGGCCCCGGAAGTGCTTTCGCATGTAGCCATCGAGCGCGTAACCGCCGAGTTTGATAAGGCCTTCCAGAACGGAACACCCAGCCGCTTTGTGCGCTATCTGTACGACCTGGAAATCCTGCAGCGCCTGATTCCCGAGTTTGAAGATACCCACCTGCTCTTGCAAAACCCCCGCTGGCACCCCGAGGGGGATGTGCTGACCCACGTGCTTCAGGTGGTTGACCGGGCCCCGCCCAACATCCGCTGGCACGCCCTCCTGCACGACATCGGCAAGAAAGACACCGCCCGCTGGAAGCCCGAGGGCTGGTACAGCTTTCATGGTCACGAGCGGGTAGGGGCCGCGCTGATTCCCCGCATCGCCCGCGAACTGCGCCTGCCCAACCACCTGCGCGACGAGCTGGTGGTGACCACGGCTTTACACATGGTGCCGGTCTTTACCAAGCCTACGCCAGCCGCCATTCGCAAGTTCCAGGCCAAGGCCGGGCCATATTTGCCCGCCTTGAAAGCCCTGTACGAGGCTGATGGAGGCGAGCGTCGGCCCCTAGAGTCCTGGCAGTTTTTTGAGCCGCAGCCGGTGCCAATCAGGCCGGTTTTGCTGGGACGCCACCTAATTGCGCGGGGCCACAAGCCGGGAAAGGCGTTCAGCCGGATGCTCGAGGCCGCCTACGAATGGCAACTGGAAACCGGCGAGACCGATATTGAAAAGCTCTACCAGGCGGCCCTGAAGGGTTTGGCCAAGGAAACCTGA
- a CDS encoding alpha/beta fold hydrolase gives MSIPVIFLHAFPYSPAMWEGQLEVVKGHPVLVPEILGYESLESAAAHVLVEMDNRGWEKAVFVGLSMGGYVMFRLWNLEPERFLGMVLADTRATPDTPEQKAARAQMALRIQQEGTGFLPEALLPGHLGESTRTRNPALVEQVRQTLLAAEPAKTIASLKGLAERPDSVPLLPDIAVPALILVGEEDTLTPPADARQMAAQIPDSRMLLIPQAGHLANLENPKAFNTALRGFLRELEGH, from the coding sequence ATGTCTATTCCGGTGATCTTTCTCCACGCCTTTCCTTACAGCCCGGCCATGTGGGAGGGACAGCTCGAGGTCGTGAAGGGGCATCCCGTCCTGGTGCCTGAGATTTTGGGTTACGAGAGCCTGGAAAGTGCGGCGGCCCATGTGCTGGTGGAAATGGACAACCGGGGCTGGGAGAAGGCGGTGTTTGTAGGGCTTTCGATGGGGGGCTACGTGATGTTCCGCTTGTGGAATTTGGAGCCCGAGCGCTTCCTTGGGATGGTGCTGGCCGATACCCGGGCCACCCCCGACACCCCTGAACAAAAAGCGGCCCGGGCCCAGATGGCCTTGCGAATTCAGCAGGAAGGAACGGGTTTTTTGCCCGAGGCCTTGTTGCCGGGCCACCTTGGCGAGAGCACGCGCACCCGGAACCCGGCTTTGGTGGAGCAGGTGCGCCAGACCCTGCTGGCTGCCGAGCCGGCCAAGACCATTGCCAGCCTCAAAGGGCTGGCCGAGCGCCCCGACTCGGTACCGTTGCTGCCGGATATTGCGGTTCCGGCGCTGATACTGGTAGGGGAAGAGGACACCCTGACCCCTCCCGCCGATGCACGGCAGATGGCTGCACAAATTCCCGATAGCCGGATGCTCCTAATTCCCCAGGCGGGCCATCTGGCCAACCTGGAGAACCCCAAAGCCTTCAACACCGCTCTACGGGGCTTTCTGCGTGAGCTGGAGGGGCACTGA
- a CDS encoding IS110 family transposase — MHQVPGVYIGIDVSKDRLEVAVEGSSASLACHNREAEIAALVEQLVRLQPQRVVCEATGGYELNLVLAAVEAGLPLVVANPRQVRDYARATGQRAKTDRLDAQVLARYARVVAPPLRPLPEAQTRELEAWVTRRRQVVGLLAMEKQRLLQARTPALRASLEGLIQRLQEEVRTLNQRIQALIEQHQAWSERKRLLTSVKGIGETIAAVLLAELPELGRLNPKPIAALAGLAPFNFDSGQLRGQRHVYGGRASVRCALYQAAQVACRFEPYMQHLYQRFMAQHKPHKVAITACARHLLVMLNAMLRDGQPWNPPPIPAQAA, encoded by the coding sequence ATGCATCAAGTACCCGGAGTCTACATTGGCATCGATGTGAGCAAGGATCGCCTGGAGGTGGCCGTGGAGGGTAGCTCAGCAAGCCTGGCCTGCCATAACCGTGAGGCTGAGATTGCTGCCCTGGTAGAGCAGCTGGTGCGGCTTCAGCCCCAGCGGGTGGTGTGTGAAGCCACCGGGGGCTATGAGCTGAACCTGGTGCTGGCCGCCGTGGAGGCGGGTCTGCCGCTGGTGGTGGCCAACCCCCGGCAGGTGAGGGATTATGCCAGAGCCACCGGGCAACGCGCCAAGACCGACCGGCTGGACGCGCAGGTGCTGGCCCGCTACGCCCGGGTGGTAGCGCCCCCGCTGCGACCCCTACCCGAGGCCCAGACCCGCGAGTTGGAGGCCTGGGTGACCCGTCGTCGGCAGGTGGTGGGGCTCTTGGCGATGGAGAAACAACGCCTGCTCCAGGCCCGTACCCCCGCCCTCCGGGCCAGCCTGGAGGGTCTGATCCAGCGACTGCAGGAGGAGGTGCGCACCCTCAACCAGCGCATCCAGGCCCTGATCGAGCAACACCAAGCCTGGAGCGAGCGCAAGCGCCTGCTGACCTCGGTCAAAGGCATCGGCGAGACCATCGCCGCTGTGCTGCTGGCCGAACTGCCGGAACTGGGCCGACTCAACCCCAAGCCGATCGCGGCCCTGGCCGGTCTGGCCCCCTTCAACTTTGACAGCGGGCAGCTTCGCGGGCAGCGGCACGTCTACGGGGGACGGGCCTCGGTGCGTTGCGCCCTCTATCAGGCCGCCCAGGTAGCCTGCCGCTTCGAGCCGTACATGCAGCACCTGTACCAACGTTTCATGGCTCAGCACAAGCCCCACAAGGTCGCCATCACCGCCTGTGCCCGGCACTTGCTGGTGATGCTCAATGCCATGCTGCGGGATGGTCAACCCTGGAATCCCCCGCCCATTCCTGCACAGGCTGCTTGA
- a CDS encoding tetratricopeptide repeat protein, which translates to MGEVSTLWQTYLENLRPHLSGRDHRGKKGSLRWLEAAVAERGGRAGTVRNILYKDLGSPEEKLRLFEVIGDLYTESGLEAPSLPSELALESARRALGRDKRRLFRRFVRALEQGDKPQMVVVGGAATGKGVLLAAVERAVPNCLMVNLGGELAQHLHPLAEKLDIELEGIFSQLSPTQPYALQAALQDELRNEIAKALNAFGKPLLLRAEKEGQIGGLSLRDAQGNPVGLAAWVEPLLRRLTIPFLAGLSEPPPNLAWSPLSAPSRAEARRYVKDRLPDLPPERVEALVNQAGRNFAELSRLVLLEAAQTHGSTPNLAQDTTLRPILHALAVLSPEADPGIPVALLEKALNKGLEHLSQAERALLAPMGEGKVRPALRTLLPIVPEKEARKLHALALDFFKGDLFRLLHHARGAHRLDKLLELLSQDPSRLSLLPTLWAESQHWPGPEREKLAMAVVRYRAVLGQYAHPEALEALELLFRSADPATQSWARVKAAEARVDAGDFPAALELLPPPETLSGDVGAEGLLVWAAVERWQGDYAQAEAYVQQALSMPIQPFLADRVRLWQGLVAKDAGRFEEALEALRQVSHDPLLVGRARYQSGDLLLRTGRVYEAEAQMRQGLQALESSGAPPEEVARVRARFGTALRRIGNFEEAEKYLYQSIREASDGFIRARAMSEASVLELVRGRPLEALNLLAEAESYLREVRERPEEAHYRHRRTLYRIAVAYWVRASGLPYLPPYVGGQKAPESEKILRELREELLSKKLPGDRYIALAIDVALKLSLLMPPDQAEAMMQGCLQQSDPYFQAQARLGYAETLARQEKWAEALAQVVQIGDLQDPGVQSWKLGLETQALLGLGQEEAAWKKLQSCMGLPAPYRAQLGRVLGKIWPAEALQARLGNRSPLALEDVLALRLQAFITTLELT; encoded by the coding sequence GTGGGAGAAGTGAGTACACTCTGGCAGACCTATTTGGAAAACCTGCGCCCACACCTTTCGGGGCGCGACCACCGGGGCAAAAAAGGCAGTTTACGCTGGCTGGAAGCGGCGGTGGCCGAGCGGGGCGGACGGGCCGGCACGGTTCGCAACATTCTGTACAAAGACCTGGGCAGCCCGGAGGAAAAGCTGCGCCTGTTTGAGGTAATCGGCGATTTGTACACCGAGTCGGGCCTCGAGGCCCCCAGCCTGCCCTCGGAGCTGGCCCTCGAGTCGGCCCGGCGGGCCCTGGGGCGCGACAAGCGCAGGCTGTTCCGGCGTTTCGTGCGGGCGCTGGAGCAGGGCGACAAACCCCAGATGGTGGTGGTGGGGGGCGCCGCGACCGGCAAGGGCGTGCTGCTGGCAGCGGTGGAGCGGGCGGTGCCCAACTGCCTGATGGTGAACCTGGGGGGGGAGCTGGCCCAGCACCTGCACCCCCTGGCCGAGAAGCTGGACATCGAGCTCGAGGGCATCTTCTCCCAGCTTTCCCCCACCCAGCCCTACGCCTTGCAGGCCGCCCTGCAAGATGAGCTCCGCAACGAGATTGCCAAGGCCCTCAACGCCTTCGGCAAACCCCTGCTCCTGCGGGCCGAAAAAGAGGGCCAGATTGGGGGGCTGAGCCTGCGCGACGCCCAGGGCAACCCGGTGGGGCTGGCGGCCTGGGTCGAGCCCCTCCTGCGGCGGCTTACCATCCCCTTTCTGGCCGGGCTCTCCGAACCCCCGCCCAACCTGGCCTGGAGCCCCCTTTCAGCCCCCAGCCGGGCCGAGGCTCGCCGCTACGTGAAAGACCGCCTGCCCGACCTGCCCCCCGAACGGGTGGAGGCCCTGGTGAACCAGGCCGGGCGCAACTTCGCCGAGCTTTCCCGGCTGGTGCTGCTGGAGGCCGCCCAGACCCACGGGAGCACCCCGAATCTGGCCCAGGACACCACCCTGCGCCCCATCCTGCACGCGCTGGCGGTGCTCTCCCCCGAGGCCGACCCCGGCATTCCGGTAGCCCTGCTGGAAAAGGCCCTGAACAAGGGCCTCGAGCACCTCTCGCAGGCCGAGCGGGCGCTCTTGGCCCCCATGGGCGAGGGCAAGGTACGCCCGGCCCTGCGCACCCTGCTGCCCATCGTCCCCGAAAAAGAAGCCCGCAAACTACACGCCCTGGCGCTGGATTTTTTCAAGGGCGATCTGTTCCGCCTGCTCCATCACGCCCGGGGGGCCCACCGGCTCGACAAGCTGCTGGAGTTGCTTTCCCAAGACCCCAGCCGGCTTTCGCTCCTGCCCACCCTCTGGGCCGAGTCGCAGCACTGGCCCGGCCCCGAACGGGAGAAACTGGCCATGGCGGTGGTGCGCTACCGCGCGGTCTTGGGCCAGTACGCCCACCCCGAGGCCCTCGAGGCCCTCGAGCTGCTCTTTCGTTCCGCCGACCCCGCCACCCAGTCCTGGGCCCGGGTCAAGGCCGCCGAGGCCCGGGTGGACGCGGGGGATTTCCCGGCTGCCCTGGAGCTGTTGCCCCCACCCGAGACGCTCTCGGGCGACGTGGGGGCCGAGGGGCTTCTGGTCTGGGCGGCGGTCGAGCGCTGGCAGGGCGACTATGCCCAGGCCGAAGCCTATGTGCAGCAGGCCCTTTCAATGCCCATCCAGCCCTTCCTGGCCGACCGGGTACGCCTGTGGCAGGGCCTGGTAGCCAAGGACGCAGGCCGTTTCGAGGAAGCCCTGGAAGCCTTACGCCAGGTTTCCCACGACCCCTTGCTGGTGGGGCGGGCCCGCTACCAGTCGGGCGATTTGCTCCTGCGCACCGGACGGGTCTACGAGGCCGAGGCCCAGATGCGGCAGGGCTTGCAAGCCCTGGAATCCTCGGGGGCGCCCCCGGAAGAGGTGGCCAGGGTACGGGCCCGGTTCGGCACCGCCCTGCGCCGCATCGGCAACTTCGAGGAAGCCGAGAAATACCTTTACCAGTCCATCCGCGAAGCCTCCGACGGGTTTATCCGCGCCCGCGCCATGAGCGAGGCCAGCGTGCTGGAGCTGGTGCGGGGCCGCCCCCTGGAGGCCCTGAACCTGCTGGCCGAGGCCGAAAGCTACCTGCGCGAGGTGCGCGAACGCCCCGAGGAGGCCCACTACCGCCACCGGCGCACCCTCTACCGCATTGCCGTGGCCTACTGGGTGCGGGCCAGCGGGCTGCCGTACCTGCCGCCCTATGTGGGCGGACAAAAAGCCCCCGAGAGCGAGAAAATTTTGCGCGAGCTGCGCGAAGAGCTCCTCAGCAAAAAGCTTCCCGGCGACCGCTATATTGCCCTGGCGATTGACGTGGCCCTCAAGCTTTCCTTGCTGATGCCGCCCGACCAAGCCGAGGCCATGATGCAGGGCTGTTTGCAGCAAAGCGACCCCTACTTCCAGGCCCAGGCCCGCCTGGGCTACGCCGAGACCCTGGCCCGGCAGGAGAAGTGGGCCGAGGCCCTGGCGCAGGTGGTGCAGATCGGCGATTTGCAAGACCCCGGCGTGCAGAGCTGGAAGCTGGGACTCGAAACCCAGGCCCTGCTGGGGCTCGGCCAGGAGGAAGCCGCCTGGAAAAAGCTACAAAGCTGCATGGGTCTGCCCGCTCCTTACCGCGCCCAACTGGGCCGGGTGCTGGGGAAAATCTGGCCCGCCGAGGCCCTCCAGGCCCGTTTGGGCAATCGCTCCCCACTGGCCCTCGAGGATGTGCTGGCCCTCCGGCTCCAGGCTTTTATCACAACCCTCGAATTAACTTGA
- a CDS encoding TlpA disulfide reductase family protein codes for MNRWLAMLVFFAIVLAASPGQVAPDFRLRDASGKVYTLASFKGKPVVITFWASWCPICKAEFPKLHQLAQQYKVPFVVISREPRDTDQVVRDYMKTYPNFLPLLALPGGDNPVAVANRYRVLGQPWTFVLDGEGKVVNLYAGKVEVDALKDDLALAGYE; via the coding sequence ATGAATCGCTGGTTGGCAATGCTGGTGTTCTTTGCAATCGTTCTGGCAGCCTCACCAGGCCAGGTAGCCCCCGACTTTCGACTGCGCGATGCTTCCGGCAAGGTCTACACCCTGGCCAGTTTCAAGGGGAAGCCAGTGGTGATTACCTTCTGGGCAAGCTGGTGCCCTATCTGTAAGGCCGAGTTCCCCAAGCTGCACCAGCTGGCCCAGCAGTACAAGGTGCCCTTTGTAGTCATCAGCCGCGAGCCCAGAGATACCGACCAGGTGGTGCGCGACTACATGAAGACCTACCCCAACTTTTTACCGTTGCTGGCCCTGCCAGGCGGAGATAACCCCGTAGCTGTGGCTAACCGTTATAGAGTGCTGGGGCAGCCCTGGACGTTTGTGCTGGATGGTGAGGGAAAGGTGGTCAACCTGTACGCGGGCAAGGTAGAGGTAGATGCACTCAAGGACGACCTTGCGCTGGCCGGGTATGAGTAG
- a CDS encoding CZB domain-containing protein has translation MNLLDWLRSWGRKQPTEAPKLEEAEQRFMGLDVQAVINTHLAWRKRLEDRILGLSNEEIDIVAVMQDNQCALGQWLYGKAARSTLALHPEFAALRETHRNFHLYAARGVQTLRMRGVEAARVMLESEFDRLSKDIVFNLATLMHKERTLN, from the coding sequence ATGAACCTTTTAGACTGGCTCCGCAGCTGGGGCCGCAAACAGCCCACAGAAGCACCCAAACTAGAAGAAGCCGAGCAACGCTTCATGGGCCTTGATGTGCAGGCCGTCATCAATACTCACCTGGCCTGGCGCAAGCGCCTCGAGGATCGCATCCTAGGCCTGTCTAACGAGGAAATAGATATTGTTGCGGTCATGCAGGACAACCAGTGCGCCCTGGGGCAGTGGCTCTACGGCAAGGCCGCCCGCAGCACCCTGGCCCTGCACCCCGAGTTTGCTGCCCTGCGCGAAACCCATCGGAACTTTCATCTATACGCAGCCCGGGGCGTGCAAACCCTTCGGATGCGGGGCGTGGAGGCGGCCCGGGTTATGCTCGAGAGCGAGTTTGATCGCCTCTCCAAAGATATCGTCTTCAATCTCGCCACCCTGATGCACAAGGAGCGTACCCTTAATTGA
- a CDS encoding sulfite exporter TauE/SafE family protein translates to MYLAWIGAVMIGLALGMLGSGGSILTVPILVYLVGEPDKLAIAESLAIVGLIALVGAVPYALKGQIDWRNVLFFGIPGMTGTYLGAYFSQWVPGVWQLGLFAVVMLLAAYMMFRPPKLEAKAQKRSYLKIILDGLIVGALTGLVGVGGGFLIVPALVLLGGLPMHLAVGTSLLVVAMKSASGFYKYLHLLPEQGYTVHWDIVLLFAALGIVGSLFGGRIAASIPQLTLRRGFAGFLVVMGVFILWQNLPKVLHG, encoded by the coding sequence ATGTACCTAGCCTGGATAGGCGCTGTCATGATCGGTCTGGCCCTGGGCATGTTGGGGTCGGGAGGCTCCATCCTGACGGTGCCCATTCTGGTCTATCTGGTGGGCGAGCCCGACAAGCTAGCCATTGCTGAGTCGTTGGCTATTGTGGGCCTGATAGCCCTGGTGGGGGCCGTGCCCTATGCCCTCAAGGGGCAGATTGACTGGCGTAACGTGCTGTTCTTTGGCATCCCCGGCATGACGGGAACCTACCTGGGAGCGTATTTCTCGCAGTGGGTGCCGGGGGTTTGGCAGCTGGGGCTGTTTGCGGTGGTGATGCTTCTGGCGGCTTACATGATGTTCCGCCCCCCTAAGCTCGAGGCCAAGGCCCAAAAGCGCTCCTATCTCAAAATCATCCTCGATGGCCTGATCGTCGGTGCCCTGACCGGGCTGGTGGGGGTGGGCGGGGGTTTCCTCATCGTACCCGCCCTGGTACTTCTGGGAGGGCTTCCCATGCATCTGGCGGTGGGCACCAGTTTGTTGGTGGTGGCCATGAAATCCGCCAGTGGATTTTACAAGTACCTCCATCTGCTGCCCGAGCAGGGCTACACCGTGCACTGGGACATTGTGCTGCTCTTTGCCGCACTCGGCATTGTAGGCAGCCTGTTCGGCGGACGCATTGCTGCCTCTATACCCCAACTAACCCTACGGCGCGGCTTTGCCGGGTTTCTGGTGGTGATGGGGGTTTTTATTCTGTGGCAGAACCTGCCCAAAGTGCTTCATGGATAA
- a CDS encoding rhodanese-like domain-containing protein, with amino-acid sequence MFDVFPNELSFWQKKGALLLDVRSPEEYAAGHIPGARNLPLEQLLDQLGSLKSPIITICATGSRAGLAAEVLEYEGFEVGKLVSGIQGYAAQGYELSCKGRGKQVETPFKPEEAPCT; translated from the coding sequence ATGTTCGATGTCTTTCCCAACGAGCTCTCCTTCTGGCAGAAAAAAGGGGCCCTGCTCCTCGACGTGCGCTCGCCGGAGGAGTACGCCGCAGGCCACATTCCAGGAGCCCGCAATCTCCCGCTGGAACAGCTGCTCGATCAACTTGGCAGTCTGAAAAGCCCCATCATAACCATCTGCGCTACCGGCAGCCGGGCCGGGCTGGCAGCGGAGGTGCTCGAGTACGAGGGCTTCGAGGTGGGCAAACTGGTCAGCGGCATCCAGGGGTATGCCGCCCAGGGTTACGAGCTCTCGTGCAAGGGCCGTGGGAAGCAGGTCGAAACCCCCTTCAAACCCGAGGAGGCCCCATGTACCTAG